The following coding sequences are from one Prochlorococcus marinus CUG1438 window:
- a CDS encoding DNA-directed RNA polymerase subunit beta' — MTSSKPKKTSRVRKTTKTSKKNNPVVMPALAKTPPSFKNKVVDKRALKNLVSWAYKTHGTAITAAMADNLKDLGFKYATQAAVSISVDDLKVPEAKQDLIGQAEEQISATEECYRLGEITEVERHTKVIDTWTETNERLVDAVKNNFNQNDPLNSVWMMANSGARGNMSQVRQLVGMRGLMANPQGEIIDLPIRTNFREGLTVTEYVISSYGARKGLVDTALRTADSGYLTRRLVDVAQDVIVREEDCGTERSIVVEAEDGKFQTRLLGRLTAEDILDSEGNLIIPQNTAIDPSFSQKIETASISKVKIRSPLTCEANRSVCRRCYGWALAHNHLVDLGEAVGIIAAQSIGEPGTQLTMRTFHTGGVSTAESGVVRSKISGKVEFSSKAKVRGYRTPHGVEAKQAEVDFILKIVPQGNNSNKVQKIEVSSGSLLFVEDGEEINSDITVAQITVGAVKKSVEKATKDVICDLAGQVKFDKVIQPKESTDRQGNITLKAQRLGRLWVLAGDVYNLPPNAVPVISSGKSVDEGTVLAEASQSSEFGGQVRLRDSIGDAREVQIVTTSMSLSNFKLHEESTHSGQIYNLESKDGITYRLNISPGSKISNGEVIADLTDERFRTKTGGLVKYSPGLSVKKARSSKNGFEVSQGGTLLWIPQETHEINKDISLLMIEDMKWIEAGTEVVKDIFSQTSGIVTVTQKNDILREITVRNGTFHECDDEDVLNRFTEEGSLVNPGEKILDGIENKEILFVQKIETSKSRGLLLRTVEEFTIPDQAELPELSHVKQEKGPHLGLKAIQRLTYKDGELIKSVEGVELLKTHLKVESFDATPQMTIDVESVEDKNDASINRLNLVILESILVRRDTISDSSHGSTHTELQVKNNQIVKAGDVIATTQILCKEPGIVQLPNAVDDEPIRRLIVEREEDKIKIKISGKAVVKVGDRVVDGDPVSESEESSSCGEIEEVSSSAVTLRLGRPYMVSPDSVLHVRDGDLVLRGDGLALLVFERQKTGDIVQGLPRIEELLEARRPRDSAILCKKSGIVQIKKGNDEESVSLSVIEKDDLVNEYQLLIGKNIMVSDGQQVSGGEALTDGPVNPHELLDCYFNDLKNDKPLIDAARESISKLQRSMVNEVQNVYKSQGVAIDDKHIEVIVRQMTSKVRVEDAGDTTLLPGELIELRQVEDTNQAMAITGGAPAEFTPVLLGITKASLNTDSFISAASFQETTRVLTEAAIEGKSDWLRGLKENVIIGRLIPAGTGFSGFVEELASEAGPHPDILAEESGGYRRAQNLRPDYTVDMPQSPAVSSSAILDDPSDEDLETTRNRHGIDPSSSNFAAFARPSAENQFSEDQLPDPAALEGLQEEGLLSDE, encoded by the coding sequence ATGACATCATCTAAACCTAAAAAAACTTCTAGAGTTCGTAAAACTACTAAAACCTCAAAAAAGAATAATCCAGTTGTAATGCCTGCTTTAGCTAAAACTCCGCCTTCATTCAAAAATAAAGTAGTTGATAAGAGAGCTTTAAAAAATTTAGTCTCTTGGGCATACAAAACTCATGGTACCGCTATAACTGCTGCCATGGCTGATAATTTAAAGGACTTAGGTTTTAAATATGCTACCCAGGCTGCTGTCTCTATTTCCGTAGATGACTTAAAAGTTCCTGAAGCTAAACAAGATTTAATAGGACAAGCTGAAGAGCAAATATCTGCCACAGAGGAATGTTATAGACTTGGCGAAATTACTGAAGTTGAAAGACATACAAAAGTTATTGATACCTGGACTGAAACTAATGAGAGATTAGTAGACGCTGTAAAAAATAATTTTAACCAAAATGATCCTCTAAATTCAGTTTGGATGATGGCTAATTCAGGGGCAAGGGGTAATATGTCTCAGGTGAGACAACTTGTTGGTATGAGGGGTTTAATGGCTAATCCTCAAGGAGAAATTATTGACCTGCCAATAAGAACAAACTTTAGAGAGGGACTTACTGTTACTGAATATGTCATATCTTCTTATGGAGCAAGGAAAGGGTTGGTAGACACTGCTTTAAGAACTGCTGATTCTGGTTATTTAACCCGGAGATTGGTTGATGTAGCCCAAGATGTAATTGTTAGAGAAGAAGATTGTGGAACAGAAAGATCAATAGTTGTTGAAGCTGAAGATGGTAAGTTCCAAACAAGACTCCTTGGAAGACTTACAGCTGAGGATATTTTAGATTCTGAGGGCAACTTAATTATTCCTCAAAATACTGCAATAGACCCTTCATTTTCACAAAAAATTGAGACAGCATCTATTTCAAAAGTAAAAATAAGATCACCATTAACATGTGAAGCTAATAGGTCTGTTTGTAGGAGATGTTATGGATGGGCTTTAGCTCATAATCATCTTGTTGACTTGGGCGAAGCGGTAGGAATCATCGCTGCTCAGTCTATTGGAGAGCCAGGAACTCAGTTGACAATGAGAACTTTCCATACTGGGGGGGTATCAACTGCTGAAAGTGGAGTAGTAAGATCAAAGATTTCCGGTAAAGTTGAATTCAGCTCGAAAGCAAAAGTAAGAGGTTATAGAACACCACATGGGGTGGAAGCTAAACAAGCAGAAGTTGACTTTATTTTAAAAATAGTTCCTCAAGGAAATAATTCTAACAAAGTTCAAAAAATTGAAGTTTCGAGTGGATCGCTTTTATTCGTTGAAGATGGTGAAGAAATTAATTCTGATATAACTGTTGCTCAGATTACTGTTGGAGCTGTAAAGAAAAGCGTTGAAAAAGCAACGAAGGATGTTATCTGTGATTTAGCTGGTCAAGTCAAGTTTGATAAGGTTATTCAGCCAAAAGAGTCTACAGATAGACAGGGAAATATCACTTTAAAAGCCCAAAGATTAGGCAGATTGTGGGTACTAGCGGGTGATGTATATAATTTACCTCCTAATGCAGTACCAGTCATCTCATCAGGAAAGTCTGTAGATGAAGGAACTGTATTGGCAGAAGCAAGTCAATCAAGTGAGTTTGGTGGACAAGTTCGATTAAGAGATTCTATAGGAGATGCAAGAGAAGTTCAGATTGTTACTACTTCTATGTCTTTAAGCAATTTTAAATTACATGAAGAATCTACACATTCAGGTCAAATATATAACTTGGAATCTAAAGATGGAATAACTTATCGTTTGAACATTTCACCCGGTAGTAAAATTAGTAATGGTGAGGTAATAGCAGATTTAACGGATGAAAGGTTCCGTACAAAAACGGGCGGGTTAGTGAAATATTCCCCTGGATTAAGTGTCAAAAAAGCCAGATCATCTAAAAATGGTTTTGAAGTTAGTCAAGGAGGAACATTGCTTTGGATTCCTCAAGAGACACATGAAATTAATAAGGATATATCTCTTTTAATGATTGAAGATATGAAATGGATTGAAGCAGGAACAGAAGTAGTAAAAGATATATTTAGTCAAACATCAGGTATTGTTACGGTTACTCAGAAAAATGATATTCTCCGTGAAATAACAGTTAGAAATGGAACTTTTCATGAGTGCGACGATGAAGATGTTTTGAATAGATTTACTGAAGAAGGTAGTCTAGTAAATCCAGGTGAAAAGATTTTAGATGGTATTGAAAATAAAGAAATTCTTTTTGTTCAGAAAATAGAAACTTCAAAATCTAGAGGCTTATTGCTAAGAACTGTTGAGGAATTTACCATACCTGATCAAGCAGAATTACCTGAATTATCCCATGTTAAACAGGAAAAAGGACCGCATTTAGGCTTAAAAGCCATCCAAAGGCTTACTTATAAAGATGGTGAATTAATAAAATCAGTTGAAGGAGTTGAATTACTTAAAACCCATTTGAAAGTTGAAAGTTTTGATGCTACTCCTCAAATGACCATTGATGTTGAGTCGGTTGAAGATAAAAATGATGCTTCAATAAATAGGCTGAATTTGGTGATATTGGAATCTATTCTTGTAAGAAGAGATACGATATCTGATTCCAGTCATGGCTCAACTCATACTGAATTGCAAGTCAAAAATAATCAAATAGTTAAAGCAGGAGATGTAATTGCTACAACTCAAATTCTTTGCAAAGAACCTGGAATTGTTCAGTTGCCAAATGCTGTTGATGACGAGCCTATAAGAAGATTAATTGTTGAGAGAGAAGAAGATAAAATTAAAATTAAGATAAGTGGTAAAGCAGTCGTTAAAGTCGGTGATCGGGTAGTTGATGGTGATCCTGTTAGTGAGTCTGAGGAATCTAGTTCTTGTGGAGAAATTGAAGAGGTTTCTAGTAGTGCAGTAACCTTAAGACTTGGGAGGCCTTATATGGTTTCTCCTGATTCAGTCTTACATGTTAGGGACGGAGACTTAGTCCTAAGGGGTGATGGTTTAGCGTTACTTGTTTTTGAGAGGCAGAAAACTGGAGATATTGTTCAAGGATTGCCTCGAATCGAAGAGTTGTTAGAAGCTAGGAGACCTAGAGATTCTGCAATTTTATGTAAAAAATCAGGTATTGTTCAGATTAAAAAAGGTAATGATGAAGAATCAGTTTCTTTATCGGTTATTGAAAAAGATGATTTAGTCAATGAATATCAACTATTAATTGGGAAAAATATCATGGTTAGTGATGGACAACAAGTATCAGGTGGAGAAGCTTTAACTGACGGTCCAGTTAATCCTCATGAATTATTAGATTGTTACTTCAACGATTTAAAAAATGATAAACCTTTAATAGATGCAGCCAGAGAATCCATTTCAAAATTACAAAGAAGTATGGTAAATGAAGTCCAAAACGTATATAAGTCCCAAGGTGTTGCAATTGATGATAAACATATTGAAGTTATTGTTAGACAAATGACGAGTAAAGTCCGAGTAGAAGACGCTGGTGATACTACCCTCTTACCTGGTGAACTTATAGAGTTGAGGCAAGTTGAGGATACTAATCAAGCAATGGCAATTACCGGAGGAGCTCCAGCAGAGTTTACGCCTGTATTGTTAGGTATAACTAAAGCTTCCCTAAATACAGATAGCTTTATATCCGCAGCTTCATTCCAGGAAACAACGAGGGTCCTAACAGAAGCTGCAATTGAAGGTAAATCTGATTGGCTGAGAGGTCTAAAAGAAAATGTTATCATCGGTAGACTAATACCTGCAGGGACTGGTTTTAGCGGATTTGTAGAGGAGTTAGCATCAGAAGCTGGTCCTCATCCTGATATCCTCGCGGAAGAATCTGGTGGATATAGAAGAGCACAGAACCTAAGACCAGACTATACAGTTGATATGCC
- a CDS encoding DNA-directed RNA polymerase subunit gamma — translation MTNSNLRTENHFDYVKISIASPQRIMDWGQRTLPNGQVVGEVTKPETINYRTLKPEMDGLFCEKIFGPSKDWECHCGKYKRVRHRGIVCERCGVEVTESRVRRHRMGYIKLAAPVSHVWYLKGIPSYVAILLDIPLRDVEQIVYFNCYVVLDPGDHKELKYKQLLTEDEWLEIEDEIYAEDSTIENEPFVGIGAEALKQLLEDLDLNQVAEELREEITQSKGQKRAKLIKRIRVIDNFIATNAKPEWMVLDAIPVIPPDLRPMVQLDGGRFATSDLNDLYRRVINRNNRLARLQEILAPEIIVRNEKRMLQEAVDALIDNGRRGRTVVGANNRALKSLSDIIEGKQGRFRQNLLGKRVDYSGRSVIVVGPKLKMHECGLPKEMAIELFQPFVIHRLIRQNIVNNIKAAKKLIQKADDEVMQVLQEVIEGHPILLNRAPTLHRLGIQAFEPKLVGGRAIQLHPLVCPAFNADFDGDQMAVHVPLALEAQTEARMLMLASNNILSPATGEPIVTPSQDMVLGSYYLTALQPNYQKPDFGDNNSTFASLEDVISAFEDKRLSLHEWVWVRFNGEVEDDDEMSTPKKTQELEDGSKLELWNLRRDRFDSQNNLISRFVLTTVGRVVMNYTIIDSVSKT, via the coding sequence ATGACAAATAGCAACTTAAGAACTGAAAACCACTTTGATTACGTCAAAATTTCAATAGCTTCTCCACAAAGAATAATGGATTGGGGACAGAGGACGTTGCCGAATGGACAAGTGGTAGGTGAAGTTACTAAACCTGAAACTATTAATTACAGGACACTTAAACCAGAAATGGATGGATTGTTTTGTGAGAAGATTTTTGGTCCCTCAAAAGATTGGGAATGCCATTGTGGTAAGTATAAAAGGGTTAGACATCGAGGCATTGTTTGTGAGAGGTGTGGGGTTGAAGTAACTGAAAGCAGAGTTAGAAGACATAGGATGGGGTACATCAAACTTGCTGCTCCAGTTTCTCATGTTTGGTATTTAAAAGGAATTCCTAGTTATGTCGCGATTCTTTTGGATATACCACTTCGAGATGTAGAACAGATTGTTTACTTTAATTGTTATGTTGTTTTAGATCCTGGTGATCATAAAGAACTCAAATATAAGCAATTACTTACTGAAGATGAATGGTTGGAAATTGAAGATGAAATTTACGCTGAAGATTCAACAATTGAAAATGAACCTTTTGTTGGTATTGGCGCTGAGGCCCTTAAGCAGTTACTTGAGGACCTTGATTTGAATCAGGTTGCTGAGGAACTTAGGGAAGAAATTACACAAAGTAAAGGGCAAAAAAGGGCAAAACTTATAAAAAGAATAAGAGTTATTGATAATTTTATTGCGACTAACGCCAAGCCAGAGTGGATGGTATTAGACGCTATTCCAGTAATACCTCCAGATCTTAGACCTATGGTTCAGCTTGATGGAGGAAGATTTGCTACTTCTGATTTAAATGATCTTTATAGAAGAGTAATTAATAGAAATAATCGACTAGCGAGGCTGCAAGAAATTTTAGCTCCTGAAATTATCGTAAGAAATGAAAAAAGGATGCTTCAAGAAGCAGTTGATGCCCTTATAGATAATGGTAGGAGAGGTAGAACTGTTGTTGGTGCGAACAATAGAGCACTTAAGTCCCTTAGTGACATTATTGAAGGAAAACAAGGAAGATTTAGACAGAATCTTTTAGGTAAGCGTGTTGACTATTCAGGAAGATCTGTAATAGTTGTGGGACCTAAATTAAAAATGCATGAGTGTGGATTACCAAAGGAAATGGCGATTGAGCTCTTTCAACCTTTTGTAATACATAGGTTAATACGTCAAAATATTGTTAACAATATTAAAGCTGCTAAGAAATTAATACAAAAAGCTGACGATGAAGTTATGCAGGTACTTCAAGAAGTGATTGAAGGCCATCCAATTCTTTTAAATAGAGCACCTACACTTCATAGATTAGGAATTCAAGCTTTTGAACCAAAATTAGTTGGAGGTAGAGCGATACAACTTCATCCTTTAGTTTGTCCTGCATTTAATGCTGATTTTGATGGAGATCAAATGGCAGTTCATGTTCCGCTAGCTTTGGAAGCACAAACTGAAGCACGCATGCTTATGCTAGCCAGTAATAATATTCTTTCTCCTGCTACTGGGGAACCGATTGTTACTCCATCTCAAGATATGGTTTTAGGATCTTATTATCTGACAGCTTTGCAACCAAATTATCAAAAACCTGATTTTGGAGATAATAATTCTACTTTTGCTTCATTAGAAGATGTCATTTCTGCCTTTGAAGATAAAAGACTTAGCTTACACGAATGGGTATGGGTTAGATTTAATGGAGAGGTTGAAGATGATGACGAAATGAGTACACCTAAAAAGACTCAAGAGCTTGAAGATGGCTCAAAGTTAGAATTGTGGAATTTAAGAAGAGATAGATTTGATTCTCAGAATAACTTAATTAGCAGATTTGTTTTGACAACTGTCGGAAGAGTAGTGATGAACTATACCATCATTGATTCTGTATCTAAAACGTAA